The genomic DNA GCTTCTGCGTAGTTGCGAATTGCTTGGCGGTAGTCGCTCTTTTGCGCCGCTTCGTCAATTTCTTCTAGGTGAGTAAAAACGTCTTGAGCAGCTTGTCGTGCTGGGCCTTGAGCATCGGGAAGTAAGTTGCGAGCCAAATTGCCCATTCTGAGCCGTAGCTCTCCAAGTGGACCGTGAATAAAGCCGCGTACATCGATCCACTCACGATTTTCAATCAAAGTTGCTAGTTCAGGCATACGGCTGCGAAGGGCAGTGATGCTAGAGCTATAACTCTGAATCCGCTCAATTTGAGTGGGGCTGTAAGTCAGGGTTTTGGTGCTGGCAGGGCTACTGCAACTGACGAGAAATGCTGTGACGAAGGCTAGCGCTAGAGCCAAAATTGACCGATAGTGTCTCATAACTCTACTTGTTTACCACTTGCAAAATTAATTGTTTTATTGATTAGAACCTATTCCCAAAACTAAAATCAGTTTTCAGAAAAGGGTTTAGGGGCGACCATTTATATTTTTCGTAAAGAAATATATCTCAAGACTGGCTCCAAAGTCTTCTGCCTAAATAAAGACTACCGGACTAACCCGTGAGCGATCGCCCAAATCAAAGTAGCAACCTCAATCCTAACTAGCGCTAAAGGCTTTGACGACGTAGAAATGGCAAGAGAACTTCATTCACCTTTTCATACCAATCTTCTTGTGGGTAGTGCCCTACTTCCTGTAGTTGTACTAGCTCTGCATCCGGAATCGCTTTAGTAAAGTTTTCGGCCATGCTAAACGGCAACCAAGGATCGGACATGCCCCAAGCCACTAAGATTGGTCGCTCCCAGTTATCGAAGCCTGACTCAATTTCCGCCGTGGTTGCCTGTAGCTGCAAGTTGCGTAGCGTATATAGCAGCGATCGCCCCGCATCCGAACTCTTTAAGAATGGCCGTCGATACACATCCAAATCTTTGTCATCTACCTGGTAAGGCCCACCCCCTTCCAATAAGCGATCGACCAATAGCGGATCTTGCGTCATCATGTCACCCACCAAAGGCAACCCCATTTGCTGAATCTTCCACGGCAGCTTAGCCACAGTAGAGAGGGGAGTGTTGAAGATGGCTAAGCGCTCGATCTGGTCAGGATGTTGTAAAGCATAGCGGAGTCCTACAGCACCCAAAAAACCTTGCACCACCAGGGAAAATCGTTCCAATTCCAGCACTTGCACTAGGTCTGCCAAAGCGCTTACAAAAGCTTCAGACGTGTAAGTAAAATCTCGCTTATCTGGCTTAGTAGAAAAGCCAAAACCAGGCCAATCAGGGGCGATCGCTCTAAAACCTTGCTCAGCCAAAGCAGGCAATACCTGACGCCAACTGTAGCTTTGCGAAGGAAAACTGTGTAGCAGCAGCACTGGTGGCTTATCCGTTGGATTCATCGGGTTCGCTTCTCGGCAAAACCACTTCAACGGCCCAACTTCAACCAAACGCTCCTCAACTGCCACAGATTTTCTCCCACAAGCTCAAGTGGTCTGAGCTTACCGCTGAACGGTAGCCTAAACAAGCTAACGCCCAGTGGATCAAAAGAAATCGCGATCGCCTCCTAGCTTACAAGCACGCTTGGTTGCCACTCCATTTGTAAAAAAATATGAAAAACATGGTCTGTAAAGCATTTTGTAACTTTAGATACAGAAAAATTTGTTATATTGATTGAAAGAACCCATAAATACTCAAATCGATTCACCCAATAGGAGAACTATTTATGTCTGCTCAAGAGCAAGCTCGTGCTTTGATGATGCGCCACCACCACATGATCAAAAATCGGCAACAATCGATGCTGGGCCGTGCTGCCGCTGAAGTGGGTATGCCTCCTGAAGCAGCAGAATACTGGAACCATATTCAAGGCAAAGCTCATCCTTCTTTCCGCGCGTCCTACGATCGCAGCCACGCTTCCCTCAGCTAAGCAAGGTCAGGCGGCTTGGTTTCCTGTTTGTTTAGGCTCGACGTTGATTAACACTTGTATATGTTGAAAAACCTAGTTGAAGCGTGATGCATACAGCCTTCAACGGGTCATTCCTCTTAAATGACTGCATCAGACTTAAAAAGGGCGTTTTCCTCAGTGGGAGAGCGTCCTTAAAGTTGCAAAGTTTTAGCAGTGGGGTAGGGGCGAGTTAGAGAGTGGGTTGGGAGTGCGATCGCTTAACTTTTAGCGGACTAAGGCTCATCCTGGAGAGCTTTCAAGTCATGCTCCACCATCAATTCCACCATCTCCTGGAAAGAGTGCTGAGGTTTCCAGCCAAGTTTATTCTGAATCTTGTCAATACAACCCATGAGCTGCACAGGCTCATCCGGTCGATAAAAGGCTGGATCAACCGAAACATAATCCTGCCAATTGAGATTCACACAGCTAAACGCAAACTCAACCAGTTCGCGCACCGAATGCGTTTCACCGCTAGCAATAATGTAGTCATCTGCTTCTTGCTGTTGCAGCATCAACCACATCGCATAAACTGCATCTTTGGCATAGCACCAATCCCGCTGAGCATCCAAATTGCCCAGTTTTAGTTCATTCAGCAAGCCCAGTTTAATCATGGCTGCGGCTCGCGTGATCTTGCGAAAGACAAACTCTGCACCGCGCCGTGGCGATTCGTGGGTATAAGTGATGCCACAGCAGGCGTAGAGCTTGTACTGTTGGCGGTAATTCACACTCATCCAGTGAGCGTAAGCCTTAGCCACCCCATAAGGGTTACGAGGTCGAAAAGCAGTACGCTCTGTCTGCGGCGATTCATCCGGTTGCCCAAACACCTCACTACTGGAAGCTTGATAGAACCTCGCATCTGGCTTACAACGCCGAATAGATTCTAAAAGCCTAGAAACCCCCAAAGCCGTATATTCAGCCGTTAAAGAAGGCTGCGTCCAAGACGTAGGAATATAACTCTGAGACGCAAGATTATAGATTTCATCTGGTTGAGCCTCAATAATCGCATCCATCAACGAACACTGATCCAGCAAGTCTCCAGACAAAATTTTGATGTCATTAGAGAAATGGCTGATACGACTAGAATTACCCGAACTAGAGCGGCGAACCAAGCCAAAAACTTGATATCCCCTAGCTAAAAGTAGCTCCGCAAGATAGGAACCATCTTGTCCGGTGACGCCAGTAATGAGGGCAGATTTAGAAGGCATAAATAAGGCAACTTCTGCTGTTTTGTGCTTGAAAATACAAATAATGGAGCCTTGTTGTTAATGATTAATCTATTACACAATTTAAAGAGTATCTAAACCTCAAAGTGCAATCTTTATACTCCCTAGTTAAATGAGAGATACAACAAGGATAAAATTTTATAAAGTTACATACATCTGGTTTCACCTATAGCAATCCTTTTTGATTACTGAACAGGTGCACAGGGAAACTTTTGCATGAGGGCATCGTCTCCCACCCATTGTTCACAAACCATTTGTGATCACTATTACAAGCGTCCCTCAAACCAGTTCAAAGTTACAATTCTGTGAAGATAAATTGGGATTGTAGTAAGGATCTTGCTTTAAACCGTTGAATAACTGGCTCCACTTATGATTCAGTTGCTCCCATTCTCCTGGTCTTAAACCACCTTCCCGGCTCGCAGACTCGTAGTGAACGAGTTGAACAAAAGGAGTAACTACGTTGCGATACCCTGCTTGAACAAGCTTTAAGCAAAAATCTACATCGTTGTAATTGAAAGGAAACCCTTCATCCAGACCATGTACCTGATGAAAGAGTTCCGTTCTGATCATTAAGCAAGCGCCTGTGACAGCTAGGTAATTGCGGTTAATGATGGTAGAGCAAAAATAGCCAGGATAGTCTGCCTCATAACCGTGGAAGGGGTGACCAGGGTTTCCCTCCAGTATCATGACCCCTGCATGTTGTATTTTGCCATCGGGAAAAAAGAGCTTAGCACCCACTGCACCAATCTCATCCTGCTGGGCAAGCTCCAGCATTGACTCTAACCAATCTGGTGTGAGGATCTCTGTATCATCGTTGAGCAGTAACAAAAACTGCCCTTTTGCTTTAGCTGCTCCTTGATTGATTCTCATGGAGAAGTTAAAGGGTTCAGAACAATGCACAAAATGAACGTTGGGAGCCGCGATCGCCTTCAAAGTTGATTTAGGAATGTCATACCCATCCACCACAATGACTTCAAAGTTAGTGTAAGTACTCAACTGTTGAATGCTACGAAGGCAGTTTTCCAGCAAGCACAGGGAACCATTGGCAGTCTCAATCGTTTGCCCAGCACTGGGAATGATAATGCTAATGAGCGGCTGACCCATAATATTGCGTCGAACCCTAAAAAAA from Trichocoleus desertorum ATA4-8-CV12 includes the following:
- a CDS encoding GDP-mannose 4,6-dehydratase; protein product: MPSKSALITGVTGQDGSYLAELLLARGYQVFGLVRRSSSGNSSRISHFSNDIKILSGDLLDQCSLMDAIIEAQPDEIYNLASQSYIPTSWTQPSLTAEYTALGVSRLLESIRRCKPDARFYQASSSEVFGQPDESPQTERTAFRPRNPYGVAKAYAHWMSVNYRQQYKLYACCGITYTHESPRRGAEFVFRKITRAAAMIKLGLLNELKLGNLDAQRDWCYAKDAVYAMWLMLQQQEADDYIIASGETHSVRELVEFAFSCVNLNWQDYVSVDPAFYRPDEPVQLMGCIDKIQNKLGWKPQHSFQEMVELMVEHDLKALQDEP
- a CDS encoding alpha/beta fold hydrolase — its product is MNPTDKPPVLLLHSFPSQSYSWRQVLPALAEQGFRAIAPDWPGFGFSTKPDKRDFTYTSEAFVSALADLVQVLELERFSLVVQGFLGAVGLRYALQHPDQIERLAIFNTPLSTVAKLPWKIQQMGLPLVGDMMTQDPLLVDRLLEGGGPYQVDDKDLDVYRRPFLKSSDAGRSLLYTLRNLQLQATTAEIESGFDNWERPILVAWGMSDPWLPFSMAENFTKAIPDAELVQLQEVGHYPQEDWYEKVNEVLLPFLRRQSL
- the psbQ gene encoding photosystem II protein PsbQ; the protein is MRHYRSILALALAFVTAFLVSCSSPASTKTLTYSPTQIERIQSYSSSITALRSRMPELATLIENREWIDVRGFIHGPLGELRLRMGNLARNLLPDAQGPARQAAQDVFTHLEEIDEAAQKSDYRQAIRNYAEAIKDFDAFFQLVPNS